TAAATCATGTGATTTATTGTAATAACACAAACTAGAATTTGTTTGCATCACAATACATAATTTATCCAATAGAGGGTGCTGCTCTCAAATGGATTCCTGTGGGTTTATTGAATTTTGCAATTGTCAGTTGTGCATTAATGGATCATCTCTGATATCAAAGCACCTGTCAGTTATTACATTGCTCATATTAAGTAAAATATAGCAGGCATGTCTTGTGATGTGTTGGGATCCCTGCTTTTAGCAACTAAGCATTTGTTTTGAGACCTTTCACTCCTGTTTGTCACAACTTGAGTCAAATCAATTCATGATGCTGTAAATGACTCCTAAACAACCCATGTTAAAACATACCTTTCAGTTTTATTGCGACAAAAAATTTGTTCAACGCCTTTTTTCACCATTTTTAACTTAGTGATGGTTCCTCCCGTGTTTAATCTTTTACCCCTTGTATGACATTTTACCGGAAAATGCAATTTACAAAGCAAGGTCATGTTTCAAAGCAACAAACTTCCTGATTTCTACTGTTCTctgttacaggcagagtttggttTCAACATGAATCTGCTTGACATTGGAGGTGGATTTTCTGGAACAGATGGGGAATTACAGCTTGAAAAGGTACGGAAGATGCTTTGTTCTAATTTATACCAAGTATAGAGTAAAATATTCAATGTATCACATCAAAGAATAATAGGATGTGGGGAATTTCCCTATGATGTGACTCTCTACTTTGTGGTaaacacaggagagaatgcactcTGAGCTGCTGTTGCACACTTAATAGGTGGTTGCAGATTTTAATTGGCAAAGGCCTGGCAACAGGTTGTCTCTTCTCCATGTCTTCCCACCAAATGTTCATCTGGAGGTTTATGATTTCTCAATAGGAAAGATCCATGAGCTACTAACAAAATAACCTGACCATATTTGAAATCATTCCTATTGTTTTCACTATATGCGGATAATGGTGAGTTTGTTCTTAAAttagaatagaatcactacagtgcagaaggagtttgTTCTTAAAttagaatagaatcactacagtgcagaaggaggccatttggcccatcgagtctgcaccgactctctgtaagagcaccccacctgggcccactcccccaccctatcccagtaaccccatctacccttctttgaaaataaggggcaatttagcatggccaatccacttaacctgcacatttttggactgtgggaggaaaccagaacagcaggaggaaacccacgcagacatggagaggatgcgcaaactccacacagttacccaaggtcagaatcaaacctgggtccctgccactgaggcagcagtgctaaccactgtgccaccctgtcacccATTGGGCTACCCATTCCAGGTACACTTCTATTTTACGAGTTTAAAAAAAGTGTTACTTTCTAAGCGATACAAATATATGAATCTGATTGGTATTTTAGTAATGAATTTGTCTTCCATTCTAGGTTTGTgataccattaatccactgcttgACATTTACTTCCCTTCTGAAAGCGGCATTAAAATCATTGCTGAACCTGGTAGCTACTATGTGAATTCTGCATTCACTCTTGCAGTTAACATTGTAGCTAAAAAAGCTGTTGCAAGAGATTCACAGGATCAGTCTGAAGGTAATTCCAAATGTTCTCATTGAGATTCACTATTGGTAGAATATTATGCTCTTGATATTCACGTGATGGCTATATATAGGATATTTATATTGTTAGCCCAATAATTGTGTCCACGGCAAAAAAAATTGTTTAGTTTGAAGTGCCCTTAGTTCTTTATAGTTTTAAAATAAAATGATCTCTCTTCTTCCACTTTGAACTGATGACTTAAATAATTTTCTAGATCAGATGTAACAAGTAGAATTCTTTGAATTCTTGCCCAATAATGTACTTTATTATCAACCTTTAAGGAATAACCCCAATCTCTCTTGGTTCGGTTCCATTGCCCTCCTCTCCACCCTACATAAATATTGTAGTTTCCGTGAATGAAAGTGCTACGTTATATGTTGGTTTATTCCATGGATGTTTGATTCATTTGCAACTGGATTGGCTGCTTATAGTGGCCATTTTGCTCGTTTGATCTTTGCAAATAAACCTACGATTTATTTCTTGAAGGCAATCCAATTAAGCACTCTGGGAACCATAATTCCTGGCCTCCTTCTAGAATTTTCCTATTGTCACCTTATCATTTACGGATATCCCTGGGATTAACCTATTTTTGCCCCATGTAATATCTTGCATATCTTTAAAGTTTCTTGTACATTTCAAGGCTGGTGAGTTTTTCTAGCCTTTCCTTTTAAAGTTAATCTTCCATAAAATTCTTCAATCACTTGACAGACTCATTCCATTCCATGAGTCTGGGCTGAATTTGGCAATCCATACATTTTCAATCCACTGAACATTTTTATAATTCTAATTATACTAAATTCTATTTAATGCTTATTTTCGGAAAGCAAGCTGACTATTATAAACAGCCCAATGCTGATGAGGGGCATCCCTGCTGCAAAGGTATCACACATGTAGTATAAATTAAAGTGTGGGATGATATTTGTAGGATTGTGAGGTGGAaccaattggacagctctttcaaaagagccagaacaagtacgatgggctgaatggccgtctCCTGTGCTTGCAAGACTTTATAAACCGGAATTAACAGCAACTGAATTCTGACAAGTAATGATTCCCTTATCACTTACAGTGGTCGTGTCCTCCGTGAATGGTGAACCATTCTTCGTATATTACATAAGTGATGGTGTTTATGGCTCCTTTGCAAACAATTTGTATGGAACTGTGAATGCCATTCCAATTCTTCACAAGGTAAGATTATTATTGTATGGCGAGCTTTGGGGAAAGAAACTCTTAAATTCAGAATTTGTTTAGTACAGTTAAGTTGCATCAAGGGCAAGTGTTATTTTTGCATGTCAACCTAACAGAACGTGAACTGATAATGGGATCAGCTGTTACTACGAGAAAACCTCCAGAAGTTGTGTTTTATTCCTCAGGCAAGTTATCATGCTTTGGGGAGAGAAAATTAGCACCAGCCATCTCCTCAGTTTTTCAGAAACTAAAAATAATACTTTTGCAGATTACGGCTTATTTGAAACCTGAGAATATATTTAAAATTCTATGGTTGCTTTTCCCTGTGCAAATGCGTGAATGCAGCTGAAGAAGCATTTTGATTTGTTTCCTTTCTTCCTTTAGAAACCTAATTCGGGAGAGCCTGTGTTTGCCAGCAGCCTGTGGGGACCATCCTGTGATGGGCTTGATCAAGTTGTGGAACACTGTCTCCTACCTGAACTAAGTGTTGGTGATTGGGTCATCTTTGAAAACATGGGAGCATACACATTGGAGCAGTCTGCTTTTAGTGAGTTCCAGAGGCTACCAGTTTACTGTGTGATGTCAATCAGTGATTGGTAAGTAACCCAAAATATAGTTTTTAAGTATGAAGAAAATACAATGGCTTgtataataaaatatattttatatcTAAATACACTTAGTCTAAAATTTGGTGGTATTCCATTTATTCAGATGAGTGCAAGTCAAACAGCTTTAATAGCTTGTCTTTTTTTTTAGCAATACTCAAGTTTGGCTTCATTAATAACCAGCTGATTTGACAAAAGTAGGTGAAAAGTTAGATGGATGCCTTTTGTCCGTTCGCctttaattgatttttttttttgtctcaGGTATTGGATGCAGGAAGTTGGTTTGACCTTGGAAACATCTGTGAAGAACTTCTCTTGTGCGCCTTCTTGTTTTCAGCTGAGCCAAGAGGAAGGCTTTCCAACTGCGAGTTTGTCTGGCATCAGTGCTTAAGTTACTGAAGTTTGCAGTTCTGTTCAATCGCATGTCTGGTTGACATTCCAAAATGGAAGAAAACCAGTGGAACAATCctgctttgttttttttttgttaaattttaaCTCGAGCACTTGAACTAGTTAATCGGGACCAGACAGAAATCAGCTAGAATAACTACAAGTGGTCATGTGGAAAAATTAACATTTTAACCATCTGAAATGAAGCCTGCGAGTTGATGTAACTTTTTattttctctttctcccccccccccccccccccccccccccccccacaaaccaacaATAAAATATGCAACAAAATGGATGACTTGGAAGAGGTGGAAACCTATCACTGGGTTCCCTGCTTAAACAGTTTACATGTTCACAATTTTTATACAGATATTCTTATTATAGATGTCTTGAGGTTTTTTTTGCCCATTTAACAGAATAACCAGAGCAATTTGACTTGATGTGTAAAATGTTTAGGATGTGTAAAATATGTGCTTTGTTCTGTAGTTAATAAATGTAAAATTGCAGCAAACTTTATATGATCTATTGTCCCTGTTTTGATTTCCAATAAAATTATATAGCTTCATTTTGGCTTTTTACATTAATTGAGCATCATATTGAAAACAAAATGCAGAACAGACTGAGACGAGACATTATAGTTAGTTACACCTACCATTCAATGCAAAATATATTTCTATGCAAGGTATTACCTGAAATTTGAAAAGTCAGTTGCTTTTTATGAATATTGCTAATCAGCTCCTGCAGACTGGTGTCAGTGTAGCTGGTTTCACTTTTAGTTACCACACATTTTTAATAAACATTAAAAACTCAATCAGGTAAACTTCAAACAATCTTGAACGGAAGAGAATACAAGTTGGCTAAGCCACCCTGCTTGCACAAAATACTTGCAGTGATTAAGGCACCATATCAGATTAAAATATTTCAAAAGCAGTCTATTTTTGGAGACAAAAGAGGTTACTTCCGGTTGCTTTATCTGAAACTTTACTTGAATTGCAGTATTCAAAAGCTATAATTTCCATGTCTGCTTTATCATGAAATTAATTGTTCTGTTATTCACGTGCACAACCATTTAAGTTGGCTGCAGGCGATGACGAATTGACCCTCTCCATGCTACAAATCTCAGCCTCAATACGCCATAAATTTCTGTCCTTCACCCACACTAGAAATCTACAGCCACTTGATTTAAATGATCAAGatccgaacctttgtgcaaaaattCTACGCTCGGCTATGCAGCAAAGAAAAAGTTCAAGCACCAAAACCATACCTCAACCCAGGCCTGATCTGTTTATTGCATCTTACGTGCACCAATCAAACAGATTCTTAAAGCTGGAACACTTGAACTGCTCAGCATAtatagaaaaaaaaaaaaaaattggacttTTGAGGGGAATGTCAGACCGCATCTTGTACAGCACTGCATTACCCAAATCGGGAAAGAGATAAGAGAACGGGCACTTTCAAAACTTTTAAGCCATGATTGTTGCAATTTGGGCTGGCTTCCAATACACTTTGCAGCAAAAGGCAGCTTTCATAGGAAAGGCTGTACCTTCTATAATCGGAACTTTAAAACCAAGCTGTACTTAGCATGTGGATTGAGCATGCTGCTGGGCAGGTAATTCTCGTATTATTGCAAATTTAGTTTTTGGAATAGTACTCATCAATTCAGAAGACATAATATCAACTATTAGGGCaacaaggatgagcaataaatgctggcctaaccagcgatgcccacatcctgtaaatgaataaaaaatagtacatttctttACAGAGCTTGAAATAATGCACTCCAAAACAAATGGGTAAAGTCTTGTTTGAGTGAAAATAGCATAGACTGTTCAAGAAATTATTGAAGTGAACACAGTTCCTCTTATCCCTGTGCTGTCTCATTGCAGCTAATTTCCAGCAGTCAATCCTGATCAAATTTGCAAGAAGAATAAGATTTGCAAACTAACCTTGGGCAATGAGCCTTTAGTCTAATCTGCAATAATCGCAGGGATTGATCTGGTACAGCACCGGCTCCAACAACGGATCAATACTGTTGTTAACCTTTTGTCACCTTCAAAAATGTTCTAACTATTCACATTATACATTTAAGACAATCCACTGTGCCTTTATTACTTGACCGGCAAAGAGTGAAGCTGGTTTGTGCCAGACAAGACCACGCTTTTGAACCGTGTCTTATAATAATCATGAACAGTTGTAGAACACTGAAATGCATCAGTTATCTAGCGCTATGGGTGACGTAGTGggaagcactgctgccttacagcataaGGAACTCTGGTTAGATTCTGGTCATGGGTGACTGCACGTCGtacctgtgtctgtgggtttcctctggtttcttaccacgcaggttaggtggcttgcccATTATCAATGTGGGATTTctaagggggggacgggggggatgctcagtagagtgctcttttggagggttgctgcagacttgatgggcaataTAAGCCCAAAGTAATAGTATGCTGCTTGGCTTTGAAATAGAATGTGAGAACTAGTGTTCGAGGAAGACAGCCAGCCACAGTAAACTTTGCAATGATCCGGTCCTGTAGTGATGCATCACTTGGTAAGGTGAAAAGTGGAGAATTGCGCACAGTAATCAGTGTTTCATTTTGCAATGATTTTTGGGAGTGCTGTGTATAATATGTGCTGTCTTTCCTCACACCTGTGCAGCCTTCACAACTCTCAGGAATGAAACCCAGCAAAAAATAAACTATCCAACACTGCGAAGAATATGGATATATACTTGGACTTTAGAACAATCAAATTTCATTCTCCTAAATGTATTCATCTCATTTTTTACCCCTGAGCTTGATCTGCCTGATCATGTATAATTTGGTTGACCTACCATATGCTCCTTCAGGGCAAGAGGAAGTGTTGTAACTGGCTGTTGTATTGGATGAAGTGTAGATCAGCCATTCCTGAGCCACTCTTACAACTGCATCATATAGCACATCATGATTATTTGGAGATATTTCTAGGGCTTCAAAGCAGGATGCTCTCTATCCTAATAGAGCAATAGTCCTGTTGAAATCCTatttgggagtttgcacattcaagaaattcttcctcatctaagGGGAGAAACACAATGAAGTAATGATGGACATTTTGGCTGGTACAAATAAATGCACTAAATTCCACCATTGTCACATAAATTGGATATTAATGACCTTTCAGTTAAAGCATTTAATTGCTGAAAGTTACCCATATAAGCTCGTGTGGTTTATGAAGAAACTAAAAGAGAAAAGCTCTCATGTTGGTGTTGTCTACAGGCAAAATAATGAAGTCCTTTGCACTGCCATACAATATTGTCGGTGGCTAATTCGATGGTTGGCATCTAAGATGGCTTGAAAGGAGCCTGTAATAGAAGTTGAAAGCAGCTGTATCTTTCACCATTGCCTGGCAAAACTAGCCAGGTTGTGCACAAG
This Scyliorhinus torazame isolate Kashiwa2021f chromosome 11, sScyTor2.1, whole genome shotgun sequence DNA region includes the following protein-coding sequences:
- the LOC140385191 gene encoding antizyme inhibitor 1-like; the protein is MKGFVDLEESYPFDLLEEKTTLNDVIDNHIRKHTLEQTERNAFFVADLGNVVKKNIRWKNVMTHVKPFYTVKCNSSQSVIEVLAALGTGFACANKNEITLVQSLGVTSENIIYTNPCKQVSQIKYAAKKGINVMSCDNNAELLKIARNHRSAKLLVDIATADSCEENEMSLKFGATLKDCKHLLESAKELGVQVVGVRFHVPSSNSNMEAYLHALADARCVFDMAAEFGFNMNLLDIGGGFSGTDGELQLEKVCDTINPLLDIYFPSESGIKIIAEPGSYYVNSAFTLAVNIVAKKAVARDSQDQSEVVVSSVNGEPFFVYYISDGVYGSFANNLYGTVNAIPILHKKPNSGEPVFASSLWGPSCDGLDQVVEHCLLPELSVGDWVIFENMGAYTLEQSAFSEFQRLPVYCVMSISDWYWMQEVGLTLETSVKNFSCAPSCFQLSQEEGFPTASLSGISA